The proteins below are encoded in one region of Halichoerus grypus chromosome X, mHalGry1.hap1.1, whole genome shotgun sequence:
- the OTUD6A gene encoding OTU domain-containing protein 6A, which translates to MEDSQSEQQRIIRCHHREKKELQARIQAMKNSVPKSDKKRRKQLILDVGRLKAELEQKHQQELEKFRESFPDDSNLDSITEDLAKMNLENQPPRQSRTQRRRERRAALERERQERIAEAEMEHLTSFRREEEEKLAAILGSKNLELKDIPADGHCMYRAIQDQLVFSVTVESLRSRTADYMRKHVDDFLPFFTDPDTGDAYSREEFLSYCDDIVRSPSWGGQLELRALSHVLQTPIEVIQADSPAIVIGGEYTRKPLTLVYLRYACNLGEHYNSVRPLEAGAVGGAAPRLF; encoded by the coding sequence ATGGAAGATTCTCAGAGTGAGCAACAGCGGATAATACGATGCCACCACCGCGAGAAGAAAGAGCTTCAGGCCCGCATCCAGGCCATGAAGAACTCGGTGCCCAAGAGCgacaagaagagaagaaagcagtTGATCCTAGACGTGGGCCGCCTCAAGGCCGAGTTGGAGCAGAAGCACCAGCAGGAGCTGGAGAAGTTCCGAGAGAGTTTCCCTGATGACAGCAACCTCGACTCCATCACGGAAGATCTCGCCAAGATGAATCTTGAGAACCAGCCTCCCCGCCAGTCGAGGACACAGAGAAGGCGCGAAAGAAGGGCGGCCCTCGAGAGAGAGCGCCAGGAGAGGATCGCCGAGGCCGAGATGGAGCACCTGACCAGCTTCCGCCgcgaggaggaggagaagctcGCCGCCATCCTAGGGTCCAAGAATCTGGAGCTGAAGGATATCCCGGCTGACGGCCACTGCATGTATCGCGCCATCCAAGACCAGCTGGTGTTCTCCGTGACGGTGGAGAGCCTGCGGAGCCGCACCGCCGATTACATGCGCAAGCACGTGGATGACTTCCTGCCCTTCTTCACTGACCCCGACACCGGCGACGCCTACAGCCGCGAAGAGTTCCTGAGCTACTGCGACGACATCGTGCGCAGCCCGTCGTGGGGAGGCCAGCTCGAGCTGAGGGCCCTGTCACATGTCCTGCAGACCCCCATCGAGGTGATCCAGGCCGATTCGCCTGCCATCGTCATTGGGGGGGAGTACACCAGGAAGCCGCTCACCCTAGTCTACCTGCGCTACGCCTGCAACCTCGGCGAGCACTACAACTCGGTGAGGCCCCTCGAGGCCGGCGCCGTTGGGGGTGCGGCCCCGCGGCTCTTCTAG